The Schistocerca nitens isolate TAMUIC-IGC-003100 chromosome 2, iqSchNite1.1, whole genome shotgun sequence nucleotide sequence ATTCGAGCTTGCATCTTTGCCTTCTGAAGGAAGTAAGTACTGAGAAATTCGAGTTCTGGATATATCGAATATCTATTTAAATACTTAGTATTTCCCAAATAGGCTGAAGATATGTATTCGAGTCCGTATCGTGGTATTAATTTGCCAGGAAGCTACGTTTTAGAGCTCATCGTTCCCGAGACTGAAAATGTCAGTCCACAGACTTTTGCGACGCGTTCTTATGcaaattcgattttttaaatatgtgtataatTACAGAGAGTAGACTACGAGACCACACTGTAACAGACTATTAGGCCTGGTCATTTCATATCTCCATGTAACATTATATATCCGAGTTTCGTACATGTCACATTGATCTGTGACTGGATACTTGGACGAAAGTGGCCTACAGTGCTCATCGGTCAGTAACTACAGCGTGGGCAAAACAACACTCATTGGCGCGCAAAGTATTTCACTACAGTCAACCCAACTTACACCATCTGCCCTAGGTAAGGATGGCGTACGTGGGGTTGACTATCTTAAACTGCGTGAAATACTTTCCGGGACAGTGTTATTTTGTCCACGTTGCGTAACGCTAAAGAGATTTGAAGGGCCATAGGCATTTCATCTCTGTAGTATTAAAGTGTTAAACGTCTGATACACAGTTTTACGTCAGAAATATGACTGACATAGATTCATAAACAGTCGTTCATTACTTGAATTTGCAATGGTTTCTGACTGGCATAGTAGTAGCAGTTCTGTGAAAATATAGGCTGGTGCCCTTGCCGAAATTTTGAGTGATCACCGAAGGAAACGTGGTTTACATAATTACTTGAGATCCTTCAACCTGTCCCTGTAGCGCAGGCCGTTAAAACCCGCCGTTGTTGTGGCGCCCGAATCGGGGGTAGTGTGTTCGATTAATGGTGAAAGAAGAAATTTTCACCACCAATATTTAGCCGAAAAAGGGTGAAGAGGTGGTGGTATAAAGTTCTTGATCGCAAGAGTTTGGGTCTATGTCCTGGGTTATATTCGAAACTTGTCCACAGTGTCTCTGGAGCGATTATGTAAACCACGTTTCCTTCGTGGATGACTCAAAATTTCGAAGAGTGTTGCCTCCAGCCTACATTTCCACAAAACTATTGCTACCATACCATTCAGAAACCTCATGAAGTGAGGCATGTGTCACTGTTGACGGAGATTCGTCAGTCAGATATTAATCCGATCGGCCACCTTTTTTTTACTGTTCTAAAGGAGTAGGACATGTGCCAGCACCTTATCTTATGATCACACAAACAAAAATGTGACACCACACTACACCTACACATATACCAGAGTAACATACAGTCGAAATCTACAAGTAAGTCACGACTCTCATACACAACGAGGATAGGGGCTACTTGCATGAAGGAAGACTAGTCATTCCAATTAAGCGGCTCAACAACCACTAGAGGTCTTCCACCCATATTATTATGAAACTTCGTCTTTCTTCTTTATTAGGGATTTTCTGTTTCAACTGAACTAACAGGTTACATATCTTCCTTTTCTCCTGTCTCTAGTACTCTTCAGCTTCAAACTGctcctctttctttctctttcctcacacatttatttttattttaccgtCAACTTAccgtttactttcagtctccttctTATTACTAATCTTTGCTTCTTATCATTTAGTAGCCTACGGTTTACATTTTAAACTCTGTGTCGTCAAAAGTAAAAGACCAGTGCACGAAAAAGTCTTTCCTATTAGCCCATACGTCTCTTCTACCGTGAAACGTAGTCCCTTGCACCGTTTCCCATAACAACAGTTATTACAATGTGTTGCTGTACTCGTTTTCTTCACTAAACCTCATTATTTCATATTTCCTCTTCCTTCAGATTTGAGAACAGCGTGATTTACATGATGTTGTGCTTGAATAACCTTCTTTTCCAACCATGAGCATTCGCTGAAATTTTTCAAAGAGCGAGAAAGTTTCAAAACTGGCCACGTTTGATACAACTGATTTGATGAGTTTGTTAACGTGTTGTGCCCCAAGAAGTAAATTTGACAACAaatatgcaaaattatatcaaaagACTGATAGTTACGTACTTAGTATTTTTAGTGTATATTGCTTTGGTACCCGTACGCTAAGAATATTTCAGTAGTGCACACGATGGACATCTTTCCAGTTATTAATATGAATATGGACGCCGCCTGTTTGATTCACCGACCTGAAATTTTATATACATTTTCGTTCAATTCGCTAAATCTCGctcttttctgtttcctttttcctGCACGCTTAACATTTAAGAGCAACACAGTTGATATGAGATGGATACACGTGTTTAAATCTAGTCTGTCCATTAAGTTCTGAAATAAAGCTAGAAAacatatacaaaaaaattattcatactcagccggccggagtggccgtgcggttctaggcgctacagtctggaaccgcgagaccgctacggtcgcaggttcgaatcctgcctcgggcatggatgtgtgtgatgttcttaggttagctaggtttaagtagttctaagttctaggggactgatgaccacagaagttgagtcccatagtgctcagtgccatttgaaccattttattcatacTCCTTCAATGTTAGACTGAAACTAAAAACGAAAAACCAGAACCTGAAGTGGGGAAATaggaaataaattttaataaaggcTTACCCATCTTTGTTTGCTAACAAAACTTTACATCTGATCACGATAAtgagttgggttgttttgaggaaggagaccagacagcgaggtcaccgatctcagcggattagggaaggacggggaaggaagtcggcggggccctttcaaaggatccatctcggcatttgtcttgagcgatttagggaaatcacggaaaacctaaaacaggatggccggacgcggtatggaaccgtcgtcctcacgataATGGATTTACTGCATTGATTTCACGATTACCGGTTTTTAGTGTCGACTGTCATAATTAAAGTCGAATAAAACGTGTTTAATAGCTGTATTTTTTGGGTTTGTTAGGTAAAGTGTAGTCCAGGGCAGATACACCATTAGATGAATATGGAAAATCTCACAAAACCATATTCATACTGGCCGGCAGAATTAACTTTTACTTGGCTAGGATTGCAATAAGGTAACCATCGTCTCTTCAGTTTGTCACATTAGTGAGGCTACATGTGACACTGTGTTGTATCCACAGAATTTGAGAAGGCTCCAGTCCTGGAGACTGCATTTTTAGCTTAAAATTCACACTATGCTCCCTCTCTTCCAGCGCATAAAATCATATTTCTTTTTTCGAGTGATGTGTGTAAGGCCTCAACGAGGGAGCAACAGAAAAGAATTGAATATATTTAGTTAGTtacttacatgttccatggatcattttgcacgtaGATCATAATgacgtggaatgagtcattttacattcacatcaataattaatttgtacatttgtTTAAAGAAAAACATATTAGTCTGGTACTAATCTGTAAGGGTTCGTATCGAGGTTGACTCCAGATCAGCGCCAAAACTGCACCGCGCCCAAGGGATCAGCATAATTTTCTGCGAATGGAGTGACAACTTAAATAAGAAAACCCAAGATATACAAGATGATTGTTATTGACGTTTAAAAACAGCCGAAGCGACGTAAATGACACTGAGACTagtaatttaatatgagacacacgatgtcgcaaatgtcgggaaataccccaaaaatggatGAGAACCGTTGAAAATGTGACATCATAAGATGACGTACCTCACCGCAGCGGTTGGGCCTGGGCATGAAGCGATGACTGAGCGATGGAAAATCTGCGTTCGACCAAACGACTCGAATTTCGAAcgccttttgtaaatgtgatctattGTAAACGTCGAAGTTGCAAAACTATTGTCCTCGTCGTAGTCAAGTAAAAGGTgttcattttgtgtttctttccttttctccccTTCCTTTCTTGTTGATGCACATTGTTTAGTAGTCATGTACTAGTAACGATGCAATTGGAAAGCTTATACTCATTTATTGTGACGCAATGCGGTATATTCTTGTTGTACTGTACTTCGTAATAAATCAGCGAAGACTGCAAGATTGGTAAACAAGACAATAAATCATTCCTCAATGTAAATACATAATTATCTAACGCAACGAGAAAAATACCGCATGCCAGATGTAAGACACGAACCCTGAGCCCCACGCCCTAAAGTTGTGCATGCGGGCCCAGAGTCACACCGACGTGAACGTCTGACCtgggttgggatgatcaggtgcTACAGACAGACAGGCTCAACCGCTGCGCGTGCGGCGAAGCACTCCATCTGCAGACGCCACATGTTCAAAATTTGTCATCCACTCTTGAGGTATTTCCCCACATTTGCGATCCCATGTATCTGTTTCAGCGTCATCTACGTTGCCTAGGAGGTTTTCAAACGTTAATTAGAATCACGTAGCGTAGCAACTGCTGAGGGTGCAGTATTTTTTTTCGCGATCGGCAGTGTTAAATCTGGAGTTTATTGGAGTAGCAGTCAATAATTGCTAGAAAGTTGAAGGAACTCTGTAATGAATAGAAAACTTGAATCCAGATCCCAGGAGGGGGCAAGTGCCCGCTGTTGCGGCCACCTCTCGCTTGTAGGCACTTATGCCTCCAACTTCCTATTATGGTTAAGCATGTATTACAAATCAGAAATAGTTTTCACGGTTGATTTGAACAAAATCGGGAAAACTGTTCTAGACTGCCTACTCTCTCACAAACAAAACTTCTACTGTAATGTCACCGGCGCAAATTGTAGCCCTTTCTTAGTACCTGGTtgtgcgcccccggtagctgaatgatcagcgtgacggattatcAATCCtttgggtccgggttcgattcccggctgggtcggggaattttcaccacccagggactggtgttgtgctgtcctaatcatcaccctatcatcctcatcgactgcagtccgcagctcgtggtcgtgcggtagcgttctcgcttcccgcgcccgggttcccgggttcgattcccggattttctctgcctcgtgatgactggatgttgtgtgatgtccttaggttagttaggtttaagtagttctaagttctaggggactgatgaccatagctgttaagtcccatagtgctcagagccatttgaaccatcatcgactgcaggtcaccgaagtggcgtcaaactgaaagaccggcacccggcgtaTGTTCTGCCCGACGGggagccctagccatacgaataaataaataaaaagtacctAGTTCTTTAGTTCTCCACTTTCTCGGCACATGTAGATGGTGTACCTATAACGCATTTCACGAGAAATGAAATATCCTAGTGTAGGGAGACGGTGTTTTATGGCTAATTACCGCTGTTTCATAAACAAAAGAAACTGATTGCGGCAAATGACTTACGATAAATGTTGTCCGCAGGCACTCATCTTCGCGGCAGTGCTGTCGCTGGCCCACGCCGGCTACCTGGGAGCTCCTGCAGTCCTCGCGCCAGCCGCACCCATTGCTAGGGCTTACGCCCCCGCTATCGCCGCCGCCCCCATTGCCAGGGCGTACGCCCCCGCAATTGCTGCTGCTCCCATCGCTAGAGCATACGCCCCCGCCATCGCTGCTGCCCCCATCGCCAGGGCCTACGCCCCAGCCATCGCTGCCGCCCCCGCCATCCGCGCCGCCCCTGTggcggtcgccgccgccgcccccgccgcagtGGCTGCCGAGTACGACCCGCACCCAGAGTACAGCTTCGCCTACAGTGTCAACGATGCCCTGACTGGTGACTCAAAGACCCAACACGAGAGCCGCAGCGGTGACGTCGTCCAGGGCAGCTACAGCCTCGCCGAGCCCGACGGTTCCATCCGTACCGTCGACTACACCGCCGACCCCGTCAACGGCTTCAACGCCGTCGTGCACAAGGAGGCAGGTGCCCACCCCGCTGTTGCCGCCGCCCCCGCTCCCGTGGCCGTCGCCCACGCCCCCGTGGCCGTCGCCGCCGCCCCAGCGATCGCTGCCGCCCCCGCCATCGCCGCCGCGCCAGCGCTGGCGTACGGTGCCGGCCTCGGCTACGGTTACGCGAGGGCGGCATACGCTGCCCCCGCGATTGCCGCCGCCCCCATCGCTAGGGCAGCCTACGCCGCCCCCATCGCCAGGGCTGCCATCGCTGCTCCCGCCCTCTCCTATGGAGGCTACGGATACGGCGGTCTGGGATACACGAAAGCTATTCTTGGTTAAGCACCATCTTCATCAATAGTCACTCATTTGCATTTTGAATATGCTCATATGTTATTGCTCATGTTTCTGTAAGTCTGAAATACTTTACAAATACAGTTATTGTTTATGTTACTCCATATTTTGTGAACCTTCCGAAAGTAATACCACATGTTATATCAAGAGACTGACAATGTTAATGACTGATTCAGAATTACTGAGTATGCTCATGAATTTGCTACTACAGTGCGAGGAATGATCGACAATATTTGAATCTTCTAATGACATTAATCTCCTTCGTGTTGCGTCAGAAACCATTTAATAATTGTTTGTAGGGGTCTTTGATCTTTTCCTGGTTGACTATAGACCCCGCTAATTTCAATGCTATCCCGCTCTCGCTATTTGAACAGTGTAGTTCCTGTACTAAAACTTAACTTTCAATCATGTATCCTTTCAGATGTCAAATTGTTTATCCACACAATCGTGAAATGAAGGAGATCTTCCGTCATAAACTGGATGAATTCCGGGAGTGGCGGCGCGGTTtgtggcgccatgtcacgaattgcgcggcccctcccgccggaggttcaagccctccttcgggcataggtgtgtgtgttgttcttagcataatttagtataatttagcttaagtagtgtgtacgtctagggactgatgacctcagcagtttgctcccttaggaattcatacacatttgaacatgtgttCGTGTTACTTAATACATGTATTTAGACTGCACGCAGGTGGTGACTAAAGCTCCATAGTTTCATTCTAACATCGTCCAGCAATTAAAACACTTCTTGAAATAGAATAAAAAGCCAACAGTCCAAAGTTCATGTATATCTCCTGAAGTTAGTATCCAGGAATAGTGTAAATGTCTACTGACAACAGTGAGCCCGCAGAATATCCCTAATCAACATTAGAAACGTATATAATTGGCAACTCACTGATCCACCACATAAGCGGTTTATGTATCGAATGGGCTTCTATAAACGCCGGATTGAAGTCTGAACATCAGCAATATATATCACTTTGCACGTAACAGTAGCTGATTGCGTTGGAGGTCGAATTCTCTCCTTTGAAATACTACGTGTGCTCGAATAAGACCAAACTGGTGCAGATGGAGGGCCAGCTGTTGTACAATTCGCTGTCATCTTCTGCAATAGTGGCTACACGCGTAAGCGCTCTGTGAATTATTTCCTCCCAAACTGCAGTACGGAATGATTGTCAACAGTGAGGACGGGCTGCAGAACATGTCCCTGAGAGAGTATGACACAAGTAAGGTGTAATGGATGGCCTCACCTCCGTCGTGGGAACGGTAGCAATAATCGCCCGTTCGCTGTTACCGCAagcagaaaattgaggatgtttgcGGTTCAGACACCATAAGACCGCAACGGATATTTGTGCAA carries:
- the LOC126236220 gene encoding cuticle protein 18.6-like codes for the protein MACKALIFAAVLSLAHAGYLGAPAVLAPAAPIARAYAPAIAAAPIARAYAPAIAAAPIARAYAPAIAAAPIARAYAPAIAAAPAIRAAPVAVAAAAPAAVAAEYDPHPEYSFAYSVNDALTGDSKTQHESRSGDVVQGSYSLAEPDGSIRTVDYTADPVNGFNAVVHKEAGAHPAVAAAPAPVAVAHAPVAVAAAPAIAAAPAIAAAPALAYGAGLGYGYARAAYAAPAIAAAPIARAAYAAPIARAAIAAPALSYGGYGYGGLGYTKAILG